A stretch of the Teretinema zuelzerae genome encodes the following:
- a CDS encoding IS256 family transposase: protein MAYESEYTLLEQVIQMLAANGDNKFSRVIEVVVNEAMKIERAKALNAEPYERTEERTGHANGFKDKTLNLATGKVLLKVPQVRGMEFYPSCIEKGMRSERALKLAIAEMYVKGVSTRRVSDIVEILCGTEVSSSQVSRLAKELDEEITSWKAQPVGQIQYLVLDATYESVRVGSQVVKQALLVAIGVDYSGNRHILDAEVANSEAEVNWRSFLEDLVRRGMHGLRMITSDDHSGLRAAIDAVFPGILWQRCQFHLQQNAHSYVTKKDDIPLVAADIRKVFNAPDRENAERYLQQLVEKYQKTHPRLAAWADVNIREGLSVFNIPENHRRKMRTSNLAERQMKEINRRTKVVGVFPNAESLLRLAASMLIEQNDQWQNDKRYLPESTDRPALNEIYRKKVA from the coding sequence ATGGCCTACGAATCAGAATATACACTTTTGGAGCAAGTGATCCAGATGCTGGCAGCGAATGGGGACAATAAATTTTCTCGTGTTATCGAAGTGGTCGTCAATGAGGCCATGAAGATCGAGCGAGCAAAGGCTCTCAACGCCGAACCATATGAACGCACGGAAGAGCGTACTGGGCATGCCAATGGATTTAAAGACAAGACGCTCAATCTTGCGACCGGGAAAGTCCTCTTGAAAGTACCACAAGTTCGCGGGATGGAGTTTTACCCCAGCTGCATCGAGAAAGGCATGCGCAGTGAGCGTGCTCTCAAGCTCGCCATCGCCGAAATGTATGTCAAAGGAGTAAGTACCCGCAGGGTCTCGGATATCGTCGAAATTCTTTGTGGCACCGAAGTCAGCTCGTCCCAGGTCAGCAGGCTGGCAAAGGAGCTCGATGAAGAGATTACGTCTTGGAAGGCGCAGCCTGTCGGACAGATTCAATACTTGGTACTTGATGCGACCTATGAATCGGTGCGCGTCGGTTCCCAGGTGGTCAAGCAGGCTCTTCTAGTGGCTATTGGCGTTGATTACAGCGGGAATCGGCATATTCTTGACGCCGAAGTCGCGAACAGTGAGGCAGAGGTAAACTGGCGTTCCTTTCTCGAGGATCTCGTACGACGAGGGATGCACGGCCTTCGAATGATCACCAGTGATGACCACTCAGGACTTCGCGCTGCAATCGATGCTGTCTTCCCTGGAATTCTGTGGCAACGCTGCCAGTTTCATCTGCAGCAGAATGCCCACTCCTACGTCACGAAAAAAGATGACATCCCGCTGGTAGCCGCCGATATTCGGAAGGTGTTCAATGCGCCTGACCGCGAGAATGCAGAACGATATTTGCAACAGCTCGTTGAAAAATATCAAAAAACCCATCCGCGTTTAGCGGCTTGGGCCGATGTAAATATACGGGAAGGATTGAGTGTATTCAACATCCCTGAAAATCACAGGAGGAAGATGCGAACATCGAATCTGGCAGAACGCCAGATGAAGGAGATTAACAGGCGAACGAAAGTAGTGGGTGTTTTCCCGAACGCCGAGAGTTTACTTCGCCTTGCGGCTTCTATGCTGATCGAACAAAACGACCAGTGGCAGAATGACAAACGGTACTTGCCTGAGTCAACCGACCGACCTGCTTTGAACGAAATTTACAGAAA
- a CDS encoding alpha/beta fold hydrolase translates to MFIKSNDNASIYYDKTGIGPAILLIHGLGGDHTIWNNSGWIDELKNDFTVITFDLRGCGQSEVGHNEDFYSIENHLADITSILDYEEINDPILFGWSLGGTITTQYASKYRLKKAIVCGTYFGIIF, encoded by the coding sequence ATGTTCATAAAAAGTAATGATAACGCTTCAATTTATTATGATAAAACGGGTATAGGACCTGCTATATTGTTAATTCATGGATTGGGTGGTGATCATACTATTTGGAATAATTCTGGTTGGATAGATGAATTAAAAAATGATTTTACTGTAATAACTTTTGATTTACGAGGATGTGGTCAAAGTGAAGTGGGACACAATGAGGATTTTTATTCTATAGAAAATCATTTAGCTGATATTACTTCAATACTTGATTATGAAGAAATAAACGATCCAATACTTTTTGGGTGGTCTCTAGGTGGAACAATTACAACACAATACGCTTCAAAATATAGATTAAAAAAAGCAATTGTTTGTGGTACATATTTTGGAATAATTTTTTAA